In Sphingobium amiense, a genomic segment contains:
- a CDS encoding GlxA family transcriptional regulator yields MTKVVGIVLYDHFQLLDASGPIAAFEIANEMVPGAYRLITISIHGGRVGSSSGLGVDSISFDEVDRLDTVLVVGGSGGPEVEKCPESMAFLRKCAAQAHHLCSVCSGAFLLAAAGVLEGRRVTTHWRLADELQKRYPQLKVEVDRIYVRDGSIWTSGGVSAGIDLALALIADDLGEQVARQVAQDMVVYYRRPGGQSQFSALAELSGEESIFSSLLEWIRSHLSERLTVEQMADHVAMSPRNFSRAFARAIGVSPAKAVERLRLEAARERVENSREPIEQVAAATGFSDPERMRRAFIRAFGQPPQGLRRARHREQTDA; encoded by the coding sequence ATGACCAAAGTCGTCGGCATCGTCCTTTACGATCATTTCCAGCTTCTCGATGCGTCCGGCCCTATCGCGGCGTTTGAAATTGCGAACGAGATGGTGCCTGGAGCTTATCGCCTGATCACCATTTCGATCCATGGCGGGCGCGTCGGAAGCTCGTCAGGGCTTGGGGTCGACAGCATCAGTTTCGATGAAGTGGACCGGCTCGACACGGTGCTTGTCGTCGGAGGCAGTGGCGGGCCGGAAGTAGAAAAATGCCCTGAGAGCATGGCCTTCCTGCGAAAATGCGCAGCGCAGGCCCACCATCTCTGCAGCGTGTGTTCGGGCGCGTTCCTGCTCGCGGCGGCGGGCGTGCTGGAGGGCCGGCGTGTCACGACGCACTGGCGTCTGGCCGACGAACTTCAAAAACGTTACCCCCAACTCAAGGTCGAAGTAGACCGCATCTATGTGCGCGACGGCTCCATCTGGACGTCCGGTGGTGTCAGCGCCGGTATAGACCTCGCGCTTGCACTGATTGCGGACGATCTTGGCGAACAGGTCGCGCGGCAGGTGGCGCAGGACATGGTGGTCTATTATCGCCGCCCTGGAGGCCAGTCGCAATTTTCGGCCTTGGCCGAACTGAGTGGCGAGGAGTCCATATTTTCATCGCTGCTCGAATGGATACGCAGCCATTTGTCCGAACGGCTGACCGTCGAACAAATGGCCGATCATGTCGCCATGAGTCCGCGGAATTTTTCCCGAGCGTTCGCACGCGCCATCGGCGTCAGCCCTGCCAAGGCTGTTGAGCGGCTTCGACTGGAGGCTGCCCGCGAACGCGTAGAGAATTCCCGGGAACCCATCGAACAGGTCGCCGCCGCGACAGGATTTAGCGATCCCGAACGGATGCGCCGCGCGTTCATCCGTGCCTTCGGGCAGCCACCGCAGGGTCTCCGGCGCGCGCGGCATCGGGAACAGACCGACGCCTGA
- a CDS encoding amino acid deaminase, which yields MSTLSSRKLDAITKGLPHLSEPIEVAQLSKQGWNILREDVPLPVAIIRKSAIDRNRQAMMDYVREAGVELAPHGKTTLSPEIFAMQLDDGVWGITLSTVHQLRVGHAAGVTRFLLANELVGPRDLDFVVKFLTDNEDVDFYCFVDSPTHVERWADAAARGKLLRPINLLLEVGYAGGRAGCRTIEDALATASAIGEYPQLRLSGIAGFEGLRQYLPAEEAQLLTDQFLNYIASVVQAVDGRGLFGGEEIILTAGGSALFDIVADSFRSLALSKPSRTIIRSGCYITHDSGIYERHQPARLTRQQINHQCGPALDSAIEVWAYVISLPEAGRAILGAGRRDFGHDAGPPRALKSFRPGSASSMQEMPVSCEIVSINDQHAHLAFPAEVSLAIGDMVALGISHPCTTFDRWTSMLVVDDAYNVVSGITTHF from the coding sequence ATGTCCACCCTCTCATCCAGAAAACTCGACGCGATCACCAAGGGTTTGCCGCATCTGTCCGAGCCGATCGAAGTGGCTCAACTGTCGAAGCAGGGCTGGAACATCCTTCGTGAAGATGTGCCTTTACCCGTCGCCATCATCCGGAAATCTGCGATCGACCGTAACCGGCAGGCCATGATGGATTATGTGCGGGAAGCGGGCGTTGAACTTGCCCCCCATGGGAAGACCACGCTCAGCCCCGAGATATTCGCGATGCAGCTCGATGACGGGGTGTGGGGAATTACGCTTTCCACGGTGCATCAGTTGCGGGTGGGTCATGCTGCTGGCGTGACAAGGTTCCTTCTGGCTAATGAACTGGTCGGGCCTCGCGACCTGGATTTCGTCGTGAAGTTCCTGACGGACAACGAAGATGTCGATTTCTACTGCTTTGTCGATTCCCCCACGCATGTCGAGCGATGGGCGGACGCGGCCGCGAGAGGCAAATTGCTCCGCCCTATCAACCTGCTTCTGGAAGTCGGCTATGCCGGAGGCCGAGCCGGTTGCCGCACTATCGAAGATGCGCTCGCTACTGCATCGGCGATCGGCGAATATCCTCAATTGCGGCTGAGCGGGATCGCGGGATTTGAAGGCCTTCGCCAGTATCTTCCTGCGGAAGAGGCGCAACTCCTGACCGACCAGTTTCTGAATTATATCGCATCCGTGGTTCAGGCCGTCGACGGTCGCGGACTTTTTGGCGGTGAAGAAATCATTCTGACCGCCGGCGGTTCGGCGCTTTTCGACATCGTTGCCGACTCCTTTCGATCTCTGGCGCTGTCAAAGCCAAGCCGCACGATCATCAGAAGCGGCTGCTACATCACGCATGACTCGGGTATTTATGAACGGCATCAGCCAGCAAGACTGACCCGGCAGCAGATCAACCATCAATGCGGGCCGGCGCTGGATTCCGCGATCGAAGTCTGGGCCTATGTCATATCGCTGCCCGAAGCCGGACGCGCGATATTGGGAGCGGGAAGGCGCGACTTCGGGCATGACGCAGGCCCGCCAAGGGCGCTGAAGTCGTTCAGACCAGGGTCTGCTTCCAGCATGCAGGAGATGCCCGTGTCCTGCGAGATCGTGTCCATCAACGACCAGCACGCGCATCTGGCTTTTCCGGCTGAAGTCAGCCTTGCGATAGGCGACATGGTGGCGCTCGGCATTTCGCATCCCTGCACGACGTTCGACAGATGGACTTCGATGCTGGTCGTCGATGACGCATATAATGTCGTGTCCGGAATCACGACGCACTTTTAG